A genomic segment from Hemitrygon akajei chromosome 27, sHemAka1.3, whole genome shotgun sequence encodes:
- the LOC140717116 gene encoding alpha-1,3-mannosyl-glycoprotein 4-beta-N-acetylglucosaminyltransferase C-like — MRCYWKRSVTTLGLSLLLCLLVYLCIKEEEGSALEEEEKRLAKEIAVQQLYSERNVQNFRELINFSSPINISYQFLAGYPLLKKKYITVGLSSVKRKRGNYLLETLKSIFKQSTNDELTEMVVVVHLADFNMVWNTQVAQDIATKFAHHIISGHLIIIHAPELYYPPLKGLKRNYNDPADRVTFRSKQNVDYAFLLNFCANLSDYYIMLEDDVHCSHSFLTAIKKVLASKAGSYWVTLEFSKLGYIGKLYHSSDLPRLAQFLLMFYQEMPCDWLLTHFRGLLTQKDVIRFKPSLFQHIGYYSSFRGTENRLKDDDFEEDFFDVPDNPPAAIHTSLKVFENYDPSKAYSNSEEYFWGKSPSTGDFFTIVFVKPMNISRIHVATGSEDRHGDILHSGIVEVGKHPKLTQKGKDCSEYVKLKEFQNGLFDQKDIGAIVNFSVECVRIYITNSQKDWLIIRSIGIWAKQATSL, encoded by the exons atgAGATGCTACTGGAAGCGATCTGTCACTACTCTTGGCCTCTCCCTGCTTCTTTGCCTCCTTGTGTATCTTTGTATCAAGGAGGAAGAGGGGAGTGCACTG GAAGAAGAAGAAAAGCGATTGGCCAAAGAAATAGCCGTGCAGCAGCTATACTCTGAGAGAAATGTGCAGAACTTCAGGGAGCTGATAAATTTTTCTTCGCCCATTAACATCAGCTATCAATTTTTGGCAGGGTACCCTTTATTAAAAAAGA AATACATCACAGTGGGATTGTCTTCAGTCAAGCGAAAGAGAGGAAATTACCTCCTTGAGACATTGAAGTCCATATTCAAACAATCAACTAATGACGAGCTGACTGAGATGGTGGTGGTCGTCCATTTGGCAGACTTTAACATGGTGTGGAATACGCAGGTGGCTCAGGACATAGCCACAAAATTTGCCCACCATATCATCTCAGGCCACTTGATCATTATTCATGCCCCAGAATTATACTACCCACCCCTCAAAGGCTTGAAAAGGAATTATAATGATCCAGCTGATCGCGTGACTTTCAGGTCAAAACAAAATGTAGACTATGCTTTCTTGCTCAACTTTTGTGCAAATTTATCAGATTATTACATAATGCTAGAAGATGATGTTCACTGTTCCCACTCTTTCTTAACTGCAATTAAGAAGGTTCTCGCTTCAAAAGCGGGCTCCTACTGGGTAACACTGGAATTTTCTAAGCTGGGCTACATTGGAAAACTTTACCACTCATCTGACCTTCCAAGACTGGCCCAATTTCTACTGATGTTCTACCAAGAGATGCCATGCGACTGGTTATTAACTCATTTCCGAGGCCTTCTCACACAAAAAGATGTCATTCGTTTTAAGCCTTCCCTGTTTCAACACATCGGCTATTATTCTTCTTTCAGGGGGACAGAGAATAGATTAAAAGATGATGACTTTGAAGAAGATTTCTTTGATGTCCCTGACAACCCACCAGCGGCAATCCACACAAGCCTCAAAGTTTTTGAAAACTATGACCCCAGCAAAGCCTACAGTAATAGCGAAGAGTACTTCTGGGGAAAATCACCCTCTACAGGAGATTTCTTCACTATTGTGTTTGTAAAGCCGATGAACATTAGTAGAATCCATGTAGCCACTGGCTCAGAAGACAGGCATGGCGATATTCTTCATTCTGGGATTGTTGAAGTTGGGAAGCATCCAAAATTGACACAAAAGGGGAAGGATTGTTCAGAATATGTTAAACTAAAAGAATTTCAAAATGGACTGTTTGATCAAAAAGATATAGGAGCCATTGTGAACTTTAGTGTGGAATGTGTGCgaatatacattacaaacagccAAAAAGACTGGCTAATTATTCGCAGCATTGGTATCTGGGCAAAGCAAGCCACCTCTCTATGA